From a single Buchnera aphidicola (Cinara cf. splendens/pseudotsugae 3390) genomic region:
- the sbcB gene encoding exodeoxyribonuclease I, translating to MCKKNSNDYIFKKTLVFYDYETFGKNVSLDKISQFCSIEVDSEFKHFGKKNLFFCYPPLDYLPDPESVLITKILPQYTQKHGVNEYFFAKKIYKIFSQKNICIVGYNNISFDNLITRNLFYRNLLDPYEWSWKNGNFTWDILNILRAFYVFHPNIMIWPSDAKGMVSFKLFDITKINKITHLNTHDACSDVLATILVAKHLYKKNKKFFLFLYEISHKKYILSFIFRNYNKPFFYLSSYFGSRNSNLGCVMIVGSHPNHPNSFILIDLSICLKKIFYFYKHIKSHKITIKNLFDCGIKVIYLNKSPLLFSYNSLSPCDCNRFQINYIRCQKNFFLLKNNTSIKNWIISFFSYETPKKIVHDVDLMLYNNFFFSEDKLLFLLLHKRFPLKWINWYPKFIDNRIGEIFFRIKARNFIYLLNDKEKNYWKKYCQCKFNSVFIHKYINNIKNLQSRAKKENLFLLKQLIIHAKKTKYDIKNIF from the coding sequence ATGTGTAAAAAAAACAGTAATGATTATATTTTTAAAAAAACTTTAGTATTTTATGACTATGAAACTTTTGGAAAAAATGTATCTTTAGATAAGATTTCTCAGTTTTGCAGTATAGAAGTAGATAGTGAATTTAAACATTTTGGTAAAAAAAATCTTTTTTTTTGCTATCCTCCTCTAGACTATTTGCCTGATCCTGAATCTGTTTTAATTACTAAAATATTACCACAATATACTCAAAAACATGGTGTTAATGAATATTTTTTTGCTAAAAAAATTTATAAAATTTTTTCCCAAAAAAATATATGTATTGTAGGATATAATAATATTAGTTTTGATAACCTGATTACTCGTAATCTTTTCTATAGAAATTTACTTGATCCATATGAATGGAGTTGGAAAAATGGTAATTTTACTTGGGATATATTAAATATTTTACGTGCATTTTATGTTTTTCACCCTAACATCATGATTTGGCCTAGTGATGCTAAAGGAATGGTTAGTTTTAAATTATTTGATATTACAAAAATAAACAAAATTACACATTTAAATACTCATGATGCTTGTTCAGATGTTTTAGCAACTATTTTAGTGGCAAAACATTTATATAAAAAAAATAAAAAATTTTTTTTATTTTTATATGAAATATCTCATAAAAAATATATATTATCATTTATTTTTAGAAATTATAACAAACCTTTTTTTTATTTATCTAGCTATTTTGGCTCTAGAAATAGTAATTTAGGTTGTGTTATGATTGTAGGATCTCATCCAAATCATCCAAATTCTTTTATTTTAATTGATTTATCAATATGTTTGAAAAAAATATTTTATTTTTATAAACATATTAAATCTCATAAAATTACTATAAAAAATTTATTTGATTGTGGAATTAAAGTTATTTATTTGAATAAATCACCTCTTTTATTTTCTTATAACTCTCTTTCTCCATGTGATTGCAATAGGTTTCAAATAAATTATATTCGATGTCAAAAAAATTTTTTTTTATTAAAAAATAATACATCAATTAAAAATTGGATTATATCTTTCTTTTCTTATGAAACTCCGAAAAAAATTGTTCATGACGTAGATTTAATGTTATATAATAATTTCTTTTTTTCAGAAGATAAGTTGTTATTTTTGTTGCTACATAAGCGATTTCCATTAAAATGGATAAATTGGTATCCTAAATTTATTGATAATCGAATTGGAGAAATTTTTTTTCGTATAAAAGCGCGTAATTTTATTTATTTATTAAATGATAAAGAAAAAAATTATTGGAAAAAATATTGTCAATGTAAATTTAATTCTGTTTTTATTCATAAATATATTAATAATATTAAAAATTTACAATCACGCGCTAAAAAAGAAAATTTATTTTTATTAAAACAGTTAATTATACATGCAAAAAAAACAAAATACGATATTAAAAATATTTTTTAA
- a CDS encoding dUTP diphosphatase codes for MCINVLMINVKFIDPSIKKNFNFPEYLCNGLSGFFLRAHLEHKMCLVSKKTTLISTGLFIHLSDKKTRVVIEPITRMNNKYHIIIGNPFNFVDFFDFFEIKVSLWNCSKKNFYINPGDKIAQLSIIPNKKIKFIYI; via the coding sequence ATGTGTATAAATGTATTGATGATAAATGTTAAATTCATAGATCCAAGTATCAAAAAAAATTTTAATTTTCCTGAATATTTATGTAATGGTTTATCAGGTTTTTTTTTAAGAGCTCATCTTGAACACAAGATGTGTCTTGTTTCTAAAAAAACAACATTAATTTCAACAGGACTGTTTATACACCTTTCGGATAAAAAAACTCGTGTTGTTATTGAACCTATCACTAGAATGAATAATAAATATCATATAATAATAGGAAATCCATTTAATTTTGTGGATTTTTTTGATTTTTTTGAAATAAAAGTGTCTTTATGGAATTGTAGTAAAAAAAATTTTTATATTAATCCTGGTGATAAAATTGCTCAATTATCAATTATTCCAAATAAAAAAATAAAATTTATATATATATAA
- the rplI gene encoding 50S ribosomal protein L9: MKIILLNTINNIGKKGQLISVKKGYARNYLIPTSKALLATEKNIKIFEQNRMYAEKKESKKINQAIKRVDAMKLMGSIVFFMKSSKKNKIFGSIGVKDITKTLSEIGFLVSKNEIKLPNGLLRYLGVHTIIFSPYKNISTEIQVSILSI; the protein is encoded by the coding sequence ATGAAAATTATTTTATTAAATACTATCAATAACATAGGAAAAAAAGGTCAATTAATTTCTGTAAAAAAAGGATACGCTAGAAATTATTTAATACCTACTTCAAAAGCATTGTTAGCGACTGAGAAAAATATTAAAATTTTTGAACAAAATAGAATGTATGCTGAAAAAAAAGAATCTAAAAAGATAAATCAAGCTATTAAAAGAGTTGATGCTATGAAGCTGATGGGTTCTATTGTTTTTTTTATGAAATCTAGTAAAAAAAATAAAATATTTGGTTCTATTGGTGTAAAAGATATTACAAAAACTTTATCAGAAATCGGTTTTTTAGTTTCTAAAAATGAAATAAAATTACCAAACGGATTATTACGATATTTAGGTGTTCATACTATTATATTTTCTCCTTATAAAAATATTTCTACTGAAATTCAAGTATCAATTTTATCGATATAA
- the rpsR gene encoding 30S ribosomal protein S18, protein MVRYFRRRKFCRFTAERVKYIDYKDIETLKNYITENGKIVPSRITGTKAKYQRQLSRAIKRARFISLIPYTDQHH, encoded by the coding sequence ATGGTTCGTTATTTTCGTCGTAGAAAATTTTGTCGTTTTACTGCAGAAAGAGTTAAATATATAGATTATAAAGATATAGAGACTTTAAAAAATTATATTACTGAGAACGGAAAAATAGTTCCGAGTCGTATTACAGGAACAAAAGCAAAGTATCAAAGACAACTATCTCGCGCAATTAAAAGAGCACGATTTATTAGCTTGATTCCGTATACTGATCAACATCATTAG
- the rpsF gene encoding 30S ribosomal protein S6 produces MRHYEIILMIYPDKNEKILHVIDFYTKIILSKSGTIHRSENWGQRVLSYSINKLQKANYVLMNIEVSIECMKYLENHFKFNSKIIRNLILVCNKAHTDMSPILRNQENKKKEVISTKNNHKKYFVNNNHI; encoded by the coding sequence GTGCGTCACTATGAAATTATTCTGATGATTTATCCAGATAAAAATGAAAAAATTTTGCATGTTATTGATTTTTATACTAAGATTATATTGTCTAAATCTGGAACTATACATCGTTCAGAAAATTGGGGACAGCGTGTTTTATCATATTCTATAAATAAATTACAAAAAGCAAATTATGTTCTGATGAATATTGAAGTATCTATTGAATGTATGAAATATTTAGAAAATCATTTTAAATTTAATTCTAAAATTATTCGTAATTTAATTCTTGTATGCAATAAAGCACACACAGATATGTCTCCTATCTTACGCAATCAAGAAAATAAAAAAAAAGAAGTGATATCTACTAAAAATAATCATAAAAAGTATTTTGTTAATAATAATCACATTTAA
- the miaA gene encoding tRNA (adenosine(37)-N6)-dimethylallyltransferase MiaA, giving the protein MGPTAIGKSAIALQIKKNFSIIELLSVDSKLIYKGLNIGTDKPLEKDLQKNTYRLINILKPQEIYSSADFYRDAVKEIENILKLGKIPLLVGGTMFYFKTLLDGFSDLPPSNPIIRNYIFNNICLGEKKKLFDVLKKIDPLSSEQIHMNDIQRVLRAVEIFFVSGGCPRSTLINSVNKKLPYKIFQFGLVPCKKRILYKKIAQRFYYMLERGFEQEVRNLYENKNLNLSLPSINSIGYKQMWLYIQNKCTYQEMINSTLKSTYQLVKRQLTWLNNWTDITLIPDNKIDVLMKKIQKILLYNLNKK; this is encoded by the coding sequence ATGGGTCCGACGGCTATAGGTAAGAGTGCAATTGCTCTTCAAATAAAAAAAAATTTTTCTATTATAGAGTTATTAAGTGTGGATTCTAAATTGATATATAAGGGGTTAAATATTGGAACTGATAAACCACTTGAAAAAGATTTACAAAAAAATACATATCGATTAATTAATATTTTAAAACCTCAAGAAATTTATTCATCCGCTGATTTTTACAGAGATGCTGTAAAAGAAATAGAAAATATTTTAAAGTTAGGAAAAATTCCTCTTTTAGTAGGAGGGACTATGTTTTATTTTAAAACATTACTCGACGGATTTTCTGATTTACCACCATCTAATCCTATTATTAGAAATTATATTTTTAACAATATATGTCTGGGAGAGAAAAAAAAATTGTTTGATGTTTTAAAAAAAATCGATCCACTTTCTAGTGAACAAATTCATATGAATGATATTCAGCGAGTTTTGCGCGCTGTTGAAATCTTTTTTGTTTCAGGTGGTTGTCCTCGAAGTACATTAATTAATTCTGTTAATAAAAAATTACCTTATAAAATTTTTCAATTCGGATTAGTTCCTTGTAAGAAAAGAATTTTATATAAAAAAATAGCACAAAGATTTTACTATATGTTAGAGCGTGGTTTTGAACAAGAGGTACGTAATTTGTATGAAAATAAAAATTTAAATCTTTCTCTTCCGTCTATTAATAGCATTGGTTATAAACAGATGTGGCTATATATACAAAATAAATGTACATATCAAGAAATGATTAATAGCACACTTAAATCTACTTATCAATTAGTTAAGCGTCAATTAACTTGGTTGAATAATTGGACAGATATTACTTTAATACCAGATAATAAAATAGATGTATTAATGAAGAAAATTCAAAAAATATTGTTATATAATTTAAATAAAAAATAG
- the pgi gene encoding glucose-6-phosphate isomerase, producing the protein MKNINPTKTFSWKQLTNHFHDIKNIHINDLFNTDKNRFHNYSILFQDNILVDFSKNRITNQTLQLLLMLAKECFLSDAIQSMFTGHRINRTENRPVLHTALRSKFSNTIIVDNTNIMINIKRELKKIKDFSDSIIQGRWKGYTGKSISDVVNVGIGGSYLGPYMVTESLKFYKNHLKIHFISNIDGTNIVEILKKINLETTIFLIASKSFTTDETISNANYLKNWCLFHTNCLQYLDLHFFALCENTNAALNFGIINENIFKFWEWVGGRYSLWSSSGLSIALSVGFKNFELLLYGAYIMDQHFLNKELSQNIPVILALISLWYTNFFKTETEAIFPYDEYMHAFPEYLQQSYMESNGKSIDRSGNLVTWNTSPIIWGQCGTNGQHSFFQLLHQGTTLIPCDFIIPAVSHNSINDHHKKLLSNFLAQTRSLAFGNKNNIDNNINLNNLNCSSHTSYKYCPGNKPTNSIMLKNLTPCNLGSLISLYEHKVFVQGVILNIFSFDQWGVELGKLVTNDIFSDLLKEKFNNLYDSSTQGLLSIYKKWM; encoded by the coding sequence ATGAAAAATATCAATCCAACTAAAACATTTTCTTGGAAGCAACTAACTAATCATTTTCATGATATTAAAAATATTCATATAAATGATCTATTTAATACAGATAAAAACAGATTCCATAATTATTCTATTTTATTTCAAGATAATATTTTAGTAGATTTTTCCAAAAATCGCATAACTAATCAAACTTTACAACTTTTATTAATGCTAGCTAAAGAATGTTTTTTAAGTGATGCTATACAAAGTATGTTTACAGGGCATAGAATTAATAGAACGGAAAATAGACCTGTTTTACATACGGCTCTGCGCAGTAAATTTAGTAATACGATAATTGTAGACAATACAAATATTATGATAAATATAAAAAGAGAATTAAAAAAAATAAAAGATTTTTCTGATTCTATTATTCAAGGTCGTTGGAAAGGATATACAGGAAAAAGTATTTCTGATGTAGTTAATGTTGGAATTGGTGGTTCATATCTCGGTCCTTACATGGTAACTGAGTCGTTAAAATTTTATAAAAACCATCTAAAAATTCATTTTATTTCTAATATTGATGGTACTAATATTGTTGAAATATTAAAAAAAATTAATTTAGAAACTACTATCTTTTTAATTGCTTCAAAATCTTTTACTACAGATGAAACTATAAGTAATGCTAATTATTTAAAAAATTGGTGTCTTTTTCATACTAACTGTTTACAATATCTTGATCTACATTTTTTTGCATTATGTGAAAATACAAACGCAGCATTAAATTTTGGTATTATTAATGAAAATATTTTTAAATTTTGGGAGTGGGTAGGAGGTCGTTATTCTTTATGGTCTTCTTCTGGTTTATCTATTGCTTTATCTGTTGGATTTAAAAATTTTGAATTATTATTGTACGGAGCGTATATAATGGATCAACATTTTTTAAATAAAGAGTTATCACAAAACATTCCAGTTATTTTAGCTTTGATTAGTTTGTGGTACACTAATTTTTTTAAAACAGAAACAGAAGCTATATTTCCTTATGATGAATACATGCACGCATTTCCTGAATATTTACAACAAAGCTATATGGAATCTAATGGAAAATCAATAGATCGTAGCGGTAATTTGGTTACGTGGAATACTAGTCCAATTATTTGGGGTCAATGTGGTACTAATGGTCAACATTCTTTTTTTCAACTATTGCATCAAGGTACAACTCTTATTCCATGTGATTTCATTATTCCAGCTGTGAGTCACAACTCTATTAATGATCATCATAAAAAATTATTATCAAATTTTTTAGCACAAACCAGATCTTTAGCTTTTGGTAACAAAAATAACATAGATAATAATATTAATTTAAATAATTTAAATTGTAGTTCACATACATCGTATAAATATTGTCCTGGAAACAAACCAACTAATTCAATTATGTTAAAGAATTTGACGCCATGTAATTTAGGTTCTTTGATATCTTTGTATGAACATAAGGTATTTGTTCAAGGAGTTATTTTGAATATTTTTAGTTTTGATCAATGGGGTGTTGAACTAGGAAAACTAGTGACTAATGATATATTTAGTGATTTATTAAAAGAAAAATTTAATAATTTATATGATAGTTCTACTCAAGGATTACTGAGTATTTATAAAAAATGGATGTAA
- the orn gene encoding oligoribonuclease — translation MKNSKKNEKLIWIDLEMTGLNPKIHKIIEISTIITDKYLNILEIGPNIIIFQKKKFLKKMNDEIFCIHKNNELIKNINISKENEKSAEKKTLLFLKKWIKKKISPMCGSTISTDRAFLLYHMPKLESYFHYRNLDVSSINELAQRWKPNILKKIKKKKIHRAQEDLIESIIELKIYKKYLFFM, via the coding sequence ATGAAAAACAGCAAAAAAAACGAAAAATTAATCTGGATTGATTTAGAGATGACGGGATTAAATCCTAAAATTCATAAAATCATTGAAATTTCTACTATTATTACAGACAAGTATTTAAATATTTTAGAAATAGGACCTAACATTATAATTTTTCAAAAAAAAAAATTTTTGAAAAAAATGAATGATGAAATATTTTGTATACATAAAAATAACGAATTAATTAAAAATATAAACATTAGCAAGGAAAACGAAAAGAGCGCTGAAAAAAAAACCTTATTATTTTTGAAAAAATGGATTAAAAAAAAAATTTCCCCTATGTGTGGAAGCACGATATCAACAGATAGAGCTTTTTTATTATATCATATGCCAAAATTAGAATCATATTTTCATTACAGAAACTTAGATGTTAGTTCAATTAATGAACTAGCTCAACGCTGGAAACCTAATATTTTAAAAAAAATAAAAAAAAAAAAAATTCATCGAGCGCAGGAAGATTTAATAGAATCAATAATAGAATTAAAAATATATAAAAAATATCTATTTTTTATGTAA
- the rpmE gene encoding 50S ribosomal protein L31 → MKKNIHPEYKKIFAICSCGYTIPVFSTKKKDMLLDLCSQCHPFYTGKQRSMNTKGRIQRFQKRFNLSEI, encoded by the coding sequence ATGAAAAAAAATATTCATCCTGAATACAAAAAAATTTTTGCTATTTGTTCGTGTGGTTATACAATTCCAGTTTTTTCTACTAAAAAGAAAGATATGTTACTTGATTTGTGTTCACAATGTCATCCATTTTATACAGGAAAACAGAGAAGTATGAATACAAAAGGTCGAATACAAAGATTTCAGAAACGTTTTAATTTATCAGAAATTTAA
- the hslV gene encoding ATP-dependent protease subunit HslV produces the protein MTTILSVRVHGKVVIGGDGQATFGHTVMKSNVKKVRSIYKDQVIAGFAGGTADAFTLFELFEKKLEKYQGQLQRSAIELAKDWRTDRLLRKLEALLAVADKKNSLIITGTGDVIQPENDVMAIGSGGAFAQAAAYALIKNTNLSASTIVKKALKIAANICIYTNQSFTIKEISSET, from the coding sequence ATGACTACAATACTAAGTGTTCGCGTACATGGAAAAGTAGTAATTGGTGGTGATGGACAAGCTACTTTTGGACATACTGTAATGAAAAGTAATGTAAAAAAAGTTCGTTCAATTTATAAAGATCAAGTAATTGCGGGTTTTGCTGGAGGAACAGCAGATGCATTCACATTGTTTGAGTTATTTGAAAAAAAGTTAGAAAAATACCAAGGACAATTACAAAGATCTGCTATAGAATTAGCTAAAGATTGGAGAACTGATAGATTATTGAGAAAATTAGAAGCATTACTAGCTGTAGCTGATAAAAAAAATTCTCTTATTATTACTGGAACAGGAGATGTAATACAACCAGAAAATGATGTTATGGCCATCGGTTCAGGCGGAGCATTCGCACAAGCAGCTGCATATGCTTTAATTAAAAATACAAATTTGAGTGCTTCTACTATAGTAAAAAAAGCCTTAAAAATTGCTGCAAATATTTGTATATATACTAATCAATCATTTACCATAAAAGAAATATCTTCAGAAACATAA
- the hslU gene encoding HslU--HslV peptidase ATPase subunit, with product MSAMTPRKIVQELNKHIIGQENAKRAVAIALRNRWRRMQLNSELRHEITPKNILMIGPTGVGKTEIARRLAKLANAPFIKVEATKFTEVGYVGKEVDSIIRDLTELAIKMIRTQNIKKNKKYAKKRAEEKILKILVPMPDGNKWNDEKSTEKPKDTIKIFKKKLRKGELDNKEIEIQITSVPLGIEIMSPPGMEELTNQLQSLFQNLGGKKKNLRKLKIKDAMKLIVEEEAAKLINLEELKEKAIYSVEQNSIVFIDEIDKICKHRSSTSNSDVSREGVQRDLLPLIEGCTVSTKHGFVKTDHILFIASGAFQTSTPSDLIPELQGRLPIRVELNALTIDDFERILTEPNASITAQYIALIKTEGVDIVFTKQGIHKIAEASWKINESMENIGARRLYTVLEKLIEDISFNSNEQFGKKIYIDENYVSLHLDKLMENQDLSKFIL from the coding sequence ATGTCAGCAATGACTCCTCGCAAGATTGTACAAGAATTAAATAAACATATTATTGGACAAGAGAATGCTAAACGTGCTGTTGCTATTGCGTTAAGGAACCGTTGGAGAAGAATGCAGTTAAACTCAGAACTACGCCATGAAATAACACCAAAAAATATTCTAATGATTGGTCCGACAGGAGTAGGAAAAACAGAAATTGCTCGTAGACTAGCAAAATTAGCTAATGCTCCTTTTATTAAAGTGGAAGCTACTAAATTCACTGAAGTTGGTTATGTAGGAAAAGAAGTAGATTCAATCATACGGGATTTAACAGAATTAGCAATAAAAATGATTAGAACACAAAATATAAAAAAGAATAAAAAATATGCAAAAAAACGCGCTGAAGAAAAAATTTTAAAAATTTTAGTACCTATGCCAGATGGTAATAAATGGAACGATGAAAAATCTACAGAAAAACCTAAAGATACAATAAAAATATTTAAAAAAAAATTACGTAAAGGTGAACTAGATAACAAGGAAATAGAAATACAAATCACTTCAGTTCCTTTAGGAATAGAAATTATGTCTCCTCCAGGAATGGAAGAATTAACAAATCAACTACAATCTTTGTTCCAAAACTTAGGAGGCAAGAAAAAAAATCTACGTAAACTTAAGATAAAAGATGCAATGAAATTAATTGTTGAAGAAGAAGCTGCTAAATTAATTAATTTAGAAGAATTAAAAGAAAAAGCAATATATTCTGTAGAACAAAACAGTATAGTATTTATTGATGAAATTGATAAAATATGCAAACATCGATCTTCTACATCTAATTCAGATGTATCACGAGAAGGTGTTCAAAGGGACCTTTTACCATTAATTGAAGGATGTACTGTATCTACAAAACACGGTTTTGTAAAAACAGATCACATACTATTCATAGCTTCTGGTGCGTTTCAAACATCCACTCCTTCTGATTTAATCCCAGAATTACAAGGTAGATTACCAATTCGTGTAGAACTAAATGCATTAACAATAGATGATTTTGAAAGAATCCTTACTGAACCAAATGCATCTATTACTGCTCAATACATTGCTCTAATAAAAACTGAAGGAGTGGATATTGTTTTCACTAAACAAGGAATCCATAAAATTGCTGAAGCATCATGGAAAATCAATGAATCAATGGAAAATATTGGAGCTCGTCGATTGTATACAGTATTAGAAAAGCTAATAGAAGATATTTCGTTTAATTCTAACGAACAATTTGGAAAAAAAATTTATATTGATGAAAACTATGTTAGTCTACATTTAGACAAATTAATGGAAAATCAAGATTTAAGTAAATTTATTTTATAA
- the zapB gene encoding cell division protein ZapB, with protein MVLEIFSNLEIKVQKSVDCILSLKKKIKNLKLKNKNLKEKLKNLYSLKKRIEEKNIIIQEERIKWKNKLRSFLEKINDLE; from the coding sequence ATGGTTTTAGAAATATTCTCTAATTTAGAAATAAAAGTACAAAAATCAGTAGATTGTATTTTATCTTTAAAAAAAAAAATTAAAAATTTAAAATTAAAAAATAAAAACTTAAAAGAAAAATTAAAAAATCTTTATTCTTTAAAAAAACGTATAGAAGAAAAAAATATTATAATACAAGAAGAAAGGATTAAATGGAAAAATAAACTGAGATCTTTTTTAGAAAAAATAAATGATTTAGAGTAA
- a CDS encoding ferredoxin--NADP(+) reductase produces MKYSDMNQWLNVKIIKLKKWKNNLFSLIIRAPINSFKAGQFTKLSYINKNNQRIQRAYSFLNPPSDQNLEFYILLIKKGKLTPYLYDIYNYEIFIAKNSFGFFTVEELPKKENIWMMATGTALGPYCSILQQENILKKFKKIILIYAVKYSIDLNYLNIFNKIQKKYNNKIIIQIILSREKNKKYLFGRIPDLIHSGKLEQCVQEPLNKKKSHIMLCGNPNMIKDTQKILFSLKKMKKHFRRKPGHITSENYW; encoded by the coding sequence ATGAAATATTCTGATATGAATCAATGGCTAAATGTTAAAATTATAAAATTAAAAAAATGGAAAAATAACTTATTTTCACTTATTATACGTGCTCCTATTAATTCATTTAAAGCAGGACAATTTACAAAATTATCATATATTAATAAAAATAATCAAAGAATCCAACGAGCATATTCTTTTTTAAATCCACCTAGTGATCAAAATTTAGAATTCTATATTTTACTAATCAAGAAAGGAAAATTAACACCATATTTATATGATATATACAATTATGAAATTTTCATAGCAAAAAATTCATTTGGTTTTTTTACTGTGGAAGAATTACCTAAAAAAGAAAATATTTGGATGATGGCTACTGGAACAGCATTAGGTCCATATTGTTCTATATTACAACAAGAAAATATATTAAAAAAATTCAAAAAGATAATCCTAATATACGCTGTTAAATATAGTATAGATTTAAATTATCTAAATATATTTAATAAAATCCAAAAAAAATATAATAATAAAATTATTATACAAATAATATTAAGTAGAGAAAAAAATAAAAAATATCTATTTGGACGTATACCTGATTTAATCCATTCGGGAAAATTAGAACAATGCGTTCAAGAACCATTAAACAAAAAAAAATCTCATATAATGTTATGTGGTAATCCAAATATGATAAAAGATACACAAAAAATATTGTTTTCTTTAAAAAAAATGAAAAAACATTTTAGAAGAAAACCAGGACATATAACAAGCGAAAATTATTGGTAA